CAAGCTGAGAGATACAAATCAATCAAGAAACAACATATAACAATAACCTTCTGTTGGTCACTCATGAAATTCCAACCATGCACCCTATAGTTTCCCAAATCACCATGCAGAAGTTCTAGAAACCATCTCCAGTTATCTCTTGTCTCTGAGTCAACGACTGCATATGCAATGGGAAAGATCTGATTGTTAGCATCTTGTCCCACTGCTGTAAGCAACTGCCCACCATAGTAACCTTTCAAGAATGTACCATCAAGTCCAATAAATGGTCTGCAACCTTGTATGAAACCTTTTTTGCAAGCGTCAAAACATATGTATAGTCTCTTGAAGATCGGGAGGGAATCAGGCATAGGGGTAGTGTCCATATCAATAGTTGCTCCTGGATTAGCTGTCAGCAAGGCAAGTATGTAATCCCTCAACTCAGCATACTGCTCCCTCTCAGACCCCTCAATATTCTCCCTAGCCTTCTTCATTGccctttgtatttttttgtagttGATGGTTACATTGAACTCTCTCCTAAACCATGCCTCAGCTTCAGATGTTTTAAAGTCTCTTTGGTCCCTCAACTTCTCCTCTAGCTGTTCAATAACCCACTTTCTATCAGCTGACTTGTTGGTGTGGCTTCTTGCACAAACATGTTGGTTGACAAACGTCTTAACTTGAAAACTCCGTGGTTCATTAGACCTGGAACAGTAGATACTCCAAGGATAGTTGGTCTCACAACAAATTGCCTTACACTTCAATGGTTCCACTCGGCTAAACATTATACTCCTTCCAATTTGTATATTGAACTTTCTAACAGCTCTTTTGAATTGCTCCATTGTTTCGAATTCCATCCCCAGCTCTAAATGTACTGAGCCAAAAGCAGCATTCGGGTTTCCTTGAGGCCAAACATTGCGCTCTGcctcatactcactatcacagTCTGACGAATATGGGCTGTGCAGCTCCTCAGACTCATACTGATGGTAATCTGGATCAGAGTCATCATCATCAGTCTCTGATGACTCACTTGTTGCACGAGGGACAAATATTTTTGGAGCTTCACCTATGCCTCCTTGCACAAAGGTCTGTCCACTAGGAGCTGGCCTCTTGAAAGAGTTTCTTCTGTTTCTTTGTTTTGCTCTTGATTCCTGGGTAGGGACCTCATCTTGTTGGAGGTTGGGTTGTGACTGAGTTCCAGGTTCAGAAGTTATTGGTGGTTCAGTTTGAGTGGTTTGGGTTTGGGCCACAGGAGTTGTATCTTGGGCTTGGCCCATAGGTGGTGTGTGTTGGGCTTGGGCCACATATGCTGGCTTAACTTGGGCTGTGGGTGATCTTGTTTTTGATTTGGACTGTGGTTGAGATTGTTTTGTTGGTTCAGATTGTGTGATTTTTTGTTGTCTTCCCCTTGGGTTGGTTTTCTTCAATGAAGGTGATGAACTCTGGGATGACTTCTGGCCTAGTGTTGTTGTTAGTTTTCTTGGCCTCAGAATTCTGGTTGGTTTTTGACTCTTTTGTGCCCTCTTCTTTATCCTCCCCCCAGGTGATTTCACACTCTCTGCATTTACATTGGCTGTTTCAGGGGTAGGGACCTCTTCCACATCTACGTCAACCACCTCAACCTCAGTTGGAGTGTCTACTGTATGCTCCCAATACACATGTACCACCCTATCATCATTTCTAATTGCATCCTCATACATGTTCACCACATCTCTATCTAGCCTAAGTAGCTTAAGGGCAACACCACCTCCGGCATCAGGCTTTCCCCAGTAAAAGTCCTTCCACTGAATATAACCCAAATCCTTGATCAACCCCTCCATGAAAAACAGGTTCAGCGTATCCACATTGACTCTAGGTATTAAGGAGACTTGACCACCGCTGTATACTGTAACCCCTTTACGATTTCTCTCCAACCTCCCCCCATGATGATAAACAAGTGTGATGTGAGTTGACAtctacaaagaaaaacaaaaccctCATAACCATAACTAAACCCAGAAAACCCTAACTTTTTTCGTCCAGCCACAACTCTAGTTACTAAACAAACCTCAAATAGCTAGTTCGATGATAATAGGTACAATGGGAAGTTCAAAAGATGTTACCTTTAGGTCGTCTCTGCCTCGAGTGCGTGATCGTCGCTGTGGTCGTCTGGGTTGACTTCTTCGAGTACTCTTCCAATGATGAACTGAATCACCACTTCAGAGCAATGCCATTGCTTCTCTGCTAGGGCTGTCTAATTCTCTCAACGAGCAAACTGTGTTATCACCAACAAAACCTTGAAGTTCATAAGTCGCTTAAAGAGAAAGATGCGTTTCAGGGTTAATTTTGGCtaattaaacattaaattaaaatattttatctgaCTAGGCACTAAATAGCCAGCTCACTAACTCTGAACGTGCCAACAAGGATAAAATAGAGCCACGTGTTCACTCTGACTAACAACGCCACACGCTCATGGCCGGAATGGTGATTCTGTCCGCCGGAGTGTATAATTACTGTGCACACTTGACTCATTAAACGAATCGAGTGTATTACTGTCCAGCGTATAAACTTTCAGGTGTACTTTTGTCCCTtcttcctatatatatatatatatatataaaagcagGGATTTAGTAGGCTGCTGCAGGTACAAGAGAGGCCACATAGGAATGTGAAGCCTACTAATAATGATAGTGATAATCATTATTATCGACAGATGGCATCCCTCCTTCTCCGAAacacttctttcttcttctcccctctccctcAGTCAAACCCCTACAACCTCACAACCCCTTCTCGATTTTCGTCCTTTCTTCACTCACACTCACACTCTCAATACAAACCCTCCATCAAACTCAACCACCATCATGCTCTCCTGCCCCCTCTCCTCCAATCAACCCTTTCCCACGACCACCAATACCCCCTCCTCGACTCCCTCTCCGCCTCCCTCCGCTTCTCCCCACACCTCGCCTCCGCTGTCCACGCAGCCCTCCTCAAGCTCCAAGAACACCACACCCCACACCTCTTCACTGCCCTCCTCCTCGCCTACCTCAAGCTCAACCTCCTCCCCGCCGCCCACCGCCTCTTCCTCTCCCTCCCTTCTCCTCCAAACGTCGTCGTCTATTCGGCCCTCATCTCCGCCTTCTCCAAGtccaacaaccaccaccatcgCCGCCACgccctcctcttcttccttcacATGGTACATTCCGATGTTCTCCCTAATGACTACGCCTTTGTCGCCGTCTTAACTGCTTGCATTCAAACCCAAAATCTCCAATTCGGCCAGCAATTACATGCCGCGATTGTCAAAACCGGTTACTTGGACTCTGCTTTTGTTGCAAATGCGCTTATGGGGTTGTACGGTAAGTGTGGCGGGCGTTACAGTTTGGTTCTCAAGCTGTTCGATGAAATGCTTCAAAGGGACATTGCGTCGTGGAACACTGTTATATCCGTTGCCGTGAAGGAATTCATGTATGATGATGCTCTTTCGTTGTTCCGTGAGATGCAAGCAACGGATGATTTGAGAGTGGACGATTTTACCCTCTCCACGCTTTTGGCTGCTTGTTCTAGAAGTGCTTCGGTGGTTGAAGGTTTCCAAGTTCACACGCACGCTATTAAGGTTGGGTGGGGGAACAATTTGAGCGTTGGCAATGCGCTTATTGGGTTCTACACCAAGTGTGGGACGATTGATGATGTGGTGGATTTGTTTGAGGAGATGAATGAGAGGGATGTGATAACTTGGACCGAAATGGTAGTGGCGTACATGGAGTTTGGGTTTGTAGATTTGGCAATGGAGGTGTTTGATGAGATGCCAGAGAGAAACATGGTGTCTTATAATGCTTTATTGTCTGGATTTTGTAAGAATGGGGAAGGTTTAAAGGCTTTGGATTTGTTTTCAAAGATGGTGGATGAGGGAATGGAATTAACGGATTTCAGTTTGACTAGTGCAGTTAATGCTTGCAGCTTGCTTGGTGACTATTGGGTTAGTAGGCAGGTTCATGGGTTTGCTCTCAAATTTGCTTTCGGATCGAATGCATGTGTTGAAGCGGCTTTGCTTGATATGTACACGAGGTCTGGGAGGATGGGAGATGCCAGGAAGATGTTCTGTAGGTGGGAGTTGGAGGAATTCATCTCTGTGGTTTGTACATCCATGACATGCGGCTA
The genomic region above belongs to Arachis duranensis cultivar V14167 chromosome 3, aradu.V14167.gnm2.J7QH, whole genome shotgun sequence and contains:
- the LOC107477721 gene encoding pentatricopeptide repeat-containing protein At5g03800; the protein is MASLLLRNTSFFFSPLPQSNPYNLTTPSRFSSFLHSHSHSQYKPSIKLNHHHALLPPLLQSTLSHDHQYPLLDSLSASLRFSPHLASAVHAALLKLQEHHTPHLFTALLLAYLKLNLLPAAHRLFLSLPSPPNVVVYSALISAFSKSNNHHHRRHALLFFLHMVHSDVLPNDYAFVAVLTACIQTQNLQFGQQLHAAIVKTGYLDSAFVANALMGLYGKCGGRYSLVLKLFDEMLQRDIASWNTVISVAVKEFMYDDALSLFREMQATDDLRVDDFTLSTLLAACSRSASVVEGFQVHTHAIKVGWGNNLSVGNALIGFYTKCGTIDDVVDLFEEMNERDVITWTEMVVAYMEFGFVDLAMEVFDEMPERNMVSYNALLSGFCKNGEGLKALDLFSKMVDEGMELTDFSLTSAVNACSLLGDYWVSRQVHGFALKFAFGSNACVEAALLDMYTRSGRMGDARKMFCRWELEEFISVVCTSMTCGYARNGQLDEAISLVQHSQSEGKMIMDEVAATSMLGICGTIGCHDMGKQIHCHAVKFGYESNIGVGNAVVSMYFKCGNVDDAIGMFNGMPSTDIVSWNTLISGHLLQRQGDKALEVWSDMQKKGIKPDQVTFVLVISAYRLTSLNLVDDCHRLFNLLRNEYQVEPTCEHYSSFISVLGQWGLLEEAEETIKTMPFEPSASVWRALLDSCRLHKNTIIGNRAAKHILAMEPKDPSTYILISNLYSASARWHLSEMVREDMKEKGFRKHPAQSWIICQNKIHSFYARDRSHPQEKDIYSGLEILILECLKAGYEPDTSFVLHEVEEYQKKDFLFCHSAKLAATYGILMSKPGKPIRIVKNILLCGDCHTFLKYVSVVTKRDIFLRDSSGFHCFSNGQCSCKDYW